One window of Triticum dicoccoides isolate Atlit2015 ecotype Zavitan chromosome 5A, WEW_v2.0, whole genome shotgun sequence genomic DNA carries:
- the LOC119302425 gene encoding probable glycosyltransferase 3 — protein sequence MAAGGLGRPGRPGRGGNKQMQKTINNFKITLICGFITILVLRGTVGINLIAFSGDGGGDAAADAKVAEDIERILREIRSDSDPDDEDQLVIDASLSGNSTAMPVVEEKNYTLGPSITRWNAKRRQWLSQNLGFPSRDARGNPRILLVTGSSPGPCDNPAGDHYLLKSTKNKIDYCRLHGIEIVHNMVHLDRELSGYWSKLPLLRRLMLSHPEVEWVWWMDSDALFTDMGFEIPLSRYEGSNLVIHGYPELLNKQRSWVALNTGSFLLRNCQWSMELLDAWAPMGPKGRVREAAGKVLTASLTGRPAFEADDQSALIHLLLTEKERWMEKVYVENQYYLHGFWAGLVDKYEEMMEKHHPGLGDERWPFITHFVGCKPCGSYGDYPVEQCLTGMERAFNFADNQVLRLYGFRHRSLTNPKVKPVANRTASPLLNKEASLKMDAKIET from the coding sequence ATGGCGGCCGGCGGGCTGGGGCGGCCGGGGAGGCCGGGGCGCGGAGGGAACAAGCAGATGCAGAAGACCATCAACAACTTCAAGATCACGCTCATATGCGGCTTCATCACCATCCTCGTCCTCCGCGGCACCGTCGGCATCAACCTCATCGccttctccggcgacggcggtggcgacgcGGCAGCCGACGCCAAGGTCGCCGAGGACATCGAGCGCATTCTCCGCGAGATACGCTCCGACTCTGACCCCGACGACGAGGACCAGCTCGTCATCGATGCGTCCTTGTCAGGCAACTCGACGGCCATGCCCGTCGTCGAGGAGAAGAACTACACCCTCGGCCCCAGCATCACGCGGTGGAACGCCAAGCGCCGGCAGTGGCTGTCCCAGAATCTGGGGTTCCCTTCCCGCGACGCGCGGGGCAACCCGAGGATCCTGCTGGTGACCGGGTCGTCGCCGGGGCCGTGCGACAACCCGGCCGGCGACCACTACCTGCTCAAGTCAACCAAGAACAAGATCGACTACTGCCGCCTCCACGGCATCGAGATCGTGCACAACATGGTGCACCTCGACCGTGAGCTCTCCGGCTACTGGTCCAAGCTGCCACTGCTGCGCCGCCTGATGCTGTCGCACCCGGAGGTGGAGTGGGTGTGGTGGATGGACAGCGACGCGCTCTTCACCGACATGGGCTTCGAGATCCCGCTCTCCCGCTACGAGGGGAGCAACCTCGTCATCCACGGCTACCCTGAGCTCCTCAACAAGCAGCGCTCCTGGGTGGCCCTCAACACCGGCAGCTTCCTGCTCCGGAACTGCCAGTGGTCCATGGAGCTGCTGGACGCGTGGGCGCCCATGGGGCCCAAGGGCCGCGTCCGCGAGGCGGCCGGGAAGGTGCTGACGGCGAGCCTGACGGGCCGGCCGGCGTTCGAGGCGGACGACCAGTCGGCGCTCATCCACCTGCTGCTCACGGAGAAGGAGCGGTGGATGGAGAAGGTGTACGTGGAGAACCAGTACTACCTCCACGGCTTCTGGGCGGGGCTGGTGGACAAGTACGAGGAGATGATGGAGAAGCACCACCCGGGGCTCGGCGACGAGCGCTGGCCCTTCATCACGCACTTCGTCGGGTGCAAGCCCTGCGGCAGCTACGGCGACTACCCGGTGGAGCAGTGCCTCACCGGCATGGAGCGCGCCTTCAACTTCGCCGACAACCAGGTGCTCAGGCTCTACGGCTTCCGGCACCGCTCGCTGACCAACCCCAAGGTGAAGCCCGTGGCGAACCGGACGGCGAGCCCGCTCCTGAACAAGGAGGCGTCTCTCAAGATGGACGCCAAGATCGAAACTTAA